From the genome of Streptomyces sp. NBC_01304:
GGCGGCGTTCGCGGGGCTGCGGCGGCCCGAGCGGTTCGGGAACGCGCTCAGCCAGTCCGGGTCGTTCTGGTGGCCGGACGGCACCGAGTTCGACGAGGGCAGCGAGTGGCTGACCCGTCAGTTCGCGGTCACCGAGCGGCTGCCGGTGCGCTTCCACGTCGAGGTGGGCGTGCAGGAGTGGATGCTGCTCCCGCAGACCCGTCATCTGCGCAATGTGCTGGAAGCACGGGGGTACGAGCTGACGTACCGCGAGTTCAACGGCGGGCACGACTACGCCTGTTGGCGCGGCGGGCTCGCCGAGGGACTCGCGGTACTACTTCCGTCGTCAGGCTGAGCTTTCCGCCGCCTCGTGCTCCGGCACCTCGTCGTCGAAGGGCGGCGGGGCCGGTGCCTCTCGGGGCATGCGCAGGGCGACCAGCGTGCCGAGCGCGACCAGGGCGGCGGTCACCAGGATCGCCGCCTGATAGGGCCCGGCCTCCGCTCCCCCGTGCGCGTCCCCGGACTCGCCGAGCGCCCCGACCACGGCCGCCGCGGCGGCGATGCCGAGGGCCCCGCCGAGGGTACGTACGATCGTGAAGAGCCCCATCGCCTGCCCCATCCGAGGCGGCGCCACGTCCGCGAACCCGGCGATCTGGATGGTCAGCACGGCCGTCCCGAGGACGAGCCCGACCAGGAACATCAACCCGCGTACCGCCCAGGCACTTTCGGCGACCGCAGGGACCGCGAGCGCGGCGAACACCCCGGCGGCAAGGACCAGCGCGGGCGCGGCAAGCAGCCGTGGCCCGAGCCTGGGCAGCAGCCGGTCCACCACCTGCGACGCCAGCATCAGGCCGAGCGCCTCGGGGAACACGCTGAGGCCCGCGTCGAGCGCGGAGGCCCCGAGCACCGCCTGGTAGAGCAGCGGGAACACGAACAGGACGCCCATCAGGCCCGCCGAGGTGAGCAGGGCCAGCCCGGTGGCGACGGCGTAGACCTTGTCGGCGAGGAGCTTCAGCTCCAACAGGGGTGTCGCAGCCCGGAGTTGATGTACGACCGCCGCCACCAGGAGGGCGAGGCCCAAGACCCCGGAGACGGCGATGGACGGCGAGGTCCAACCGTGCGAGGGGCCGAACCCGAGCGCGTACGTCAGAAGTCCGAGGGCGGGTGTGGCGAGCAGGAATCCGGTCAGGTCGAAACGCCCCTCGGTCCCCTCCACGTGCTCGCGGATGCCGACGAGACCGAGCAGCACGGCGGCCGCGCCGATCGGCACGTTGACGAAGAACAGCCAGTGCCACGACAGGTGTTGGGTGAGGAGGCCGCCGAGCGGCGGTCCGAGGGCCGGCATCAGGGCGGTCGGCACGATGAGGACCTTGGACAGCTTGACCCGCTCGTGCGGCGGATACGTACGGAAGAGCAGCGTCATGCCGACCGGAGTCAACAGGCCGCCCGCCAGGCCCTGTACGACCCGGGAGAGCACCAGCGCGGTCAGGTCCTGGGAGAGTCCGCAGGCCGCGGACGCGAGGGTGAAGAGAGCCAGCGCACCCAGGAAGACCCGTTTGGTGCCGAACCGGTCGCCGAGCCAGCCCGCCACCGGGAGGGCCGCGGCGAGGCTCACCAGGAAGGCGACCTCGACGGTGTTCGCGGCCGAGACCGGGGCGTCGAAGTCGCGGGCGATGGTGAGCAGGGCCGGGTTGACGATGGTCGAGTCGAGGCCGTTCATGCACATCGCCGCCGTGTAGACGATCACGACGGCGATGCGCGGGGACAGCATCGGGGGGAGCGTGGGCTTCATCGGGCGGAGGCCGGGGTCAGATCGGTCCAGTGCTCGGTGATCCAGTCCAGGGCCTGCTGCCGCGCGCACGGGCCGTGCCCGACTCTCCAGCCCTCGGGGACGGCGGCGAAGGCGGGCCAAAGGCTGTGCTGGTCCTGGTCGTTGACGAGCACGTAGAAAAGGCTGGACTCGCCGTCGCCGTCGAAGGGGTTGGCGGGTGCGTCACTCATCGGGGTGCTCCATAGCGTTACGGGTGTTGAGGGCGGTCAGGGATTCCGCGACCACGCGCGCGATGTGCGCGATCGGCTCGGGCAGCGTCATGTCCTTGTGCGAGCAGGCGACGTTCGTGTTGTCGATGCGGCCGGTGACATAGGGCGCCCAGGTGTCGGGGGTGAGCGTGTCGTCGATGGTGTCGACGGTGGCCCGGAAGAACAGCACGTCGCCGTCGAAGACCCGGTGGTCGTAGCGGCGTACGAGGTGATTGGTGTTGAGGTAGAGGTCGTTGAGAGCTTCGAAGGTCGCGTCGTCGAGACTGGCGAGCGGCGAGCCCTCGCGGCGCAGGACCTCGGTGACGGTGCCGAGTTCGAGGGGCTTGCCCGCCAGGCTGTCGGGGCCGTAACCGCCCATGGTGAGCAGGGCTTCGAGGGCCTCGGCCTGGTCGGGAACGGGCAGCTCGCGAAAGCCCTCGGCCGGGTAGGCGTCGAGGATGGCCAGCAACTCCACTTCCTCGCCCAGGTCTTGGAGCCGGGTCGCCATGGCGTGCGCGATGATCCCGCCGGTGGACCAGCCGAGCAGCCGGTACGGGCCCTGCGGGCGGACCTCGCGCAGCCGGTCGACGTAGTGCGCGGCGAGCTCTTCGAGGGACCCCGGCAGCGGCTGCCCGGCGGTCGCGGCGCCCACGCCCTGCGCCTGCAGGCCGTAGATCGGCAGGTCGGCGGGCAGGTGCCGGATCAGACCGGCGTAGCACCAGCTGAGGCCGCCGGCCGGGTGCACGCAGTAGAGGGGGGATTCGGTCGTCCCGTACGTCGCCGGGCGCAGCGGCAGCAGCACGTCCAGGGCGTCCGTGTGCTGCCCCTCGTCGAGGGCGGCGTCGAGGGCGGCGACGGTCGGCGCCTGGAAGATCGTGCCGATGCCGATGTCCGCACCGAGGACGGCCTTGACGCGCCCGGCGAGGGTCACGGCGAGCAGTGAATGTCCGCCCAGGTCGAAGAAGTTGTCCTCCACGCCGACCCGGGGCAGCCCGAGCACCTCGGCGAACAGCGCGCACAGCTGCTCCTCGCGCGGGCCCCGCGGGGCCCGGCCCTCGGTGACGGCCGCGGCGAGGTCGGGGGCGGGCAGGGCCGCCCGGTCGAGCTTGCCGTTGGCGGTGAGCGGGAGGCGGTCGAGCAGGACTACGGCGGACGGGACCATGTGGACGGGGAGTTCCCCGGCGGCGTATTCACGTATGTCCGCGCCCTCGCGGATGCCCGCGCCTTCACGGATGTCCGCGCCGGGCGTCTCGCCGCCTGCGACCACGTATCCGACGAGGCGCTTGTCCCCCGGGGTGTCCTCGCGGACGACGACGGCCGCGTCCGCGACGTCCGGGTGGCCCGCCAACACGGCCTCGATCTCGCCGAGTTCGATGCGGAAGCCGCGGATCTTGACCTGGTGGTCGGCGCGCCCGAAGTAGTCGAGCATGCCGTCGGTGCGGCGCCGGGCGAGGTCGCCGGAGCGGTACATGCGGGTGCCGGGCGGGCCGTACGGGTCGGCGACGAAGCGTTCGGCGGTCAGCGCGTGGCGGCCCAGATAGCCGCGCGCGAGGCCCTCCCCGGCGACGTACATCTCACCGGTGACACCGGGCGGCACGGGCTGCAGATACTCGTCGAGGACGTACACCCTGAGGTCCGGGATGTTCACGCCGATGGTGCTCGACGCGCTCTTGGCGGCCGTCTCCCGGTCGAGCGCGAAGTACGAGACGTGGACGGTCGTCTCGGTGATGCCGTACATGTTGACGAGGGTCGGCGCGTCCTCGGCGTGCCGGTGGTACCAGTCGTCGAGGCGCCCCAGCTCCAGGGCCTCCCCGCCGAACACGACGTAGCGCAGGGCGAGTTGGGCGCCCGGGCGGTCGCGGTCGGCGGCGGCCAGCTGGTAGAAGGCCGACGGGGTCTGGTTGAGGACGGTGACCTGCTCGCGGGCCAGAAGGTCCAGGAAGCCCGCCGGGTCGCGGCTGACGAGGTGCGGCACGACCACGACGCGGCCGCCGTGCAGCAGAGCGCCCCACAGCTCCCACACCGAGAAGTCGAAGGCGTACGAGTGGAACAGCGTCCACACGTCCGACTCGTCGAAGCCGAACCAGTGGTCGGTCGCGGTGAAGAGCCGCACGACGTTGTGGTGGGTGACCGGGACGCCCTTGGGACGGCCCGTGGAACCCGAGGTGTAGATGACGTACGCCATGTCGGCGGGGGTCAGCGGGCGGGTGCGCTCGGCGTCGGTGAGGTCGGTGTCGGCGTACGTCTCGCTGTCGGTGCCGTCGCTGTCGCTGCCGTCGACCAGGATGTGGGGCAGGTCGTTGGCGGGGAGGGCCGGGGCGGTCGCCGAGTCCGTGAGCAGGGCGGCCGGGCGGGCGTCGTCGAGCATGTAGGCGAGGCGGTCCGCCGGGTAGTCCGGGTCCATCGGGAGGTAGGCCGCACCGGACTTGGCGACCGCGAGGAGGCCGACGACCAGGTCGAGGGAGCGGGGCAGGGCGAGGGCGGCGATCTGGCCGGGGCCGATGCCCCGGCCGGCGAGGTTGCGGGCCAGGCGATTGGCGCGGGCGGCGAGTTCGGCGTAGGTGAGGGAGGCGTCCGCGCAGGTCGCGGCGGTCCTCGTGGGGTGCTGGGCGGCGGCTTCGTCGAAGAGGTCGGCGAGGGTGGCCTTCGGGGTTTCCGGGGCTTCCTGGGTTTCCGGGGTTTCCGGGAGGCCGGCCTGCTGGTTCCATTCGACGATCGAGCGGCGGTGCTCGTCCGCGCCGAGCAGCGGGAGCAGGCCGATCGGGGTGTCGGGGTCGGCGACGGCTCCGGCGAGCAGGCGGGCGAGGCGGTCGGAAAGGGCCTCGGCGGTGGTCCGGTCGAAAAGGTCCGTACGGAATTCCAGGAAGCCGGAGATGCCGCCCTCGGGCCGCTCCCCCGCGTTCAGGGTGAGGTCGAACTTCGCGGTGCCGGACGGGACGGCCGCCATGCGGGCGGTCGCCTCGCCCATGGCGAAGGCGCTGTCGGGCACGGACTGCCAGGCCAGCATCGTCTGGAAGAGCGGGTGGCGGGCGAGCGAGCGCGGCGGGTTGAGCTCCTCGACGAGACGGTCGAAGGGCACGTCGGCGTTGTCGTGCGCGGCCAGGACCGTGCCGCGCACCCGGTCCAGGAGGGTACGGAAGGTCGGGGCGCCGGAGGTGTCGGTGCGCAGGACGAGGGTGTTGACGAAGAAGCCGACCAGATCGGTGGTGGTGTCGTCGTCGCGGCCCGCGACCGGGGTGCCGAGCGGGATGTCGGTGCCGCAGCCGTGCCGGGTGAGGAGGGCGGCGAGGCCCGCCTGGACGGTCATGAACACGCTGGTGCGGGTGGCGCGGGCCAGGGACTTCAGGGCCTGGTGGGTCTCGGCGTCCAGGTGGAAGGGGACGGTGTCGCCCTCGTACGAGGCCACGGCCGGGCGGGGCCGGTCGGTGGGCAGCTCCAGCTGGTCCGGGAGCCCGGCAAGGGCCTCACGCCAGTGGTCGAGCTGCCGGGCGGCGAGCGCGGTGGGCTCCGTGGCGGTGCCCATCAGACGCTGCTGCCAAGCGGTGTGGTCCGTGTACTGGACGGGCAGCGGCGGGAGTTGGGGGGCCCGGCCCTGGCTGCGGGCGGCGTAGGCGGTGGCGAGGTCGCGGGCCAGGGGGGTGGTGGAGGCTCCGTCGGCGGCTATGTGGTGCAGGAGCAGGAGGAGCGTGTGGCGGTGGGCCCCGTCGGTGAACAGGGTGGCCTTGATGGGGGCTTCGGCGGCCAGGTCGAAGCAGTGGCGTACGGCGGTACGCAGCTGGAGTTCGGGGTGGACGTCGGCGAGGCGCTCGGTGTGCAGGGTCGGGCGGGATGCGGGGGTGCCGGCCGGGATGACCTGCTGGAACGGCTGCGCGCCAAGGTCGTTGTCAGTGGCGGGATATACGGTGCGCAGTGTCTGGTGACGGTCGGTGAGGTCGCCCAGGGCCCGCTGCAGTGCGTCCTGGTCGAGAGGGCCTTCGAGGGAGAGGACCAGGGGGATGTTGTAGGTGGGGCTGGGGCCTTCGAGCCGGTGCATGAACCACAGGCGCTGCTGTGCCGGGGAGAGCGGGGCGCGCTCCTGGGGCGGGGCGGCGGTGAGCGCGGGGCGGGGCTCGGGGGCGGTCGCGTCCCGGAGCAGGGCGGCGAGGCCTGCGGGGGTCGGGGCGCGGAAGACGTCGGCGAGGGTCAACGCGGCGGGGAAGGCCTCGCGAATACGGGCGGCGAGGCGGCCCGCGAGCAGTGAATGGCCGCCCAGGTCGAAGAAGTTGGCGTGCACGGAGGGGGGTTCGGGCAGGTCGAGGAGGTCGGCGAAGAGGCCGCAGAGGATCTCCTCCTGCGGGCTGCGGGGCGCGGTGTCCTGCTCCTGCGCGGTGGGCTCGGGGTCGGGGAGGGCACGGTGGTCGAGCTTGTCGTTGGCGGTGCGGGGCAGGGCGTCCAGGAGGACGATCGCGGCCGGGACCATGTGGTCGGGCAGGGTGGCGGCCAGGTGGGCGCGGAGCTCTTCCGGGGTGGGGGCGGCCTTGGCCTGGGCCACCGCATAGCCGAGGAGGCGCTTGCCGTGTGCGGTGTCGCGGGCGATGACGGCGGCCTGGACGACCGCCGGATGGGTCGCCAACACGGCCTGGATCTCGCCGAGTTCGATGCGGAAGCCGCGGATCTTCACCTGGTCGTCGGCGCGGCCGAGAAATTCCAGGGTGTGGTCCTCGCGGCGGCGCACGAGGTCGCCGGTGCGGTACATGCGGGCGCCCGGCTCGCCGTGCAGCGCGCCGAACGGGTCGGCGGTGAAGCGCTCGGCGGTGAGGTCCGGGCGGCCCAGATAGCCGCGGGCCAGGCAGGCCCCGGCGATGTAGAGCTCACCGGTGACGCCGGGCGGGGTGGGTCGCAGGGCCGGGTCGAGGACGTAGGCGCGGGAGGCGCGGACGGGGTGGCCGGTTCCGATGGAGCCCGTGTTGATGCCGACGGGGTCCGTACCGCTTCCGACGGAGTCCGTGCCGCCTCCGACGGGGTCCGTACCGCTTCCGACGGAGTCCATGCCGTCCGGGAGCCAGTAGTAGGCGTCGACGGTGGTCTCGGTCGGCCCGTACAGGTTGATCGGGCGGACACCCGGCGTCGTGGACAGGCGCTCCCACAGCGGGCCGGGGACGGTCTCGCCGCCGACCACGATCACGGCCGGGTGGTGTCGGCCGTCGTCCAACAGTCCTTCGGCGATGAGGGCTTCGACATAGGAGGGGGTGACGTCGAGGTAGTCGACGCGGTGGGTGTCGACGTAGGCGAGGAGCGCGGCGGTGTCCCGGTAGGTGGCGTCGTCCAGGACGTGCAGCTCGTGCCCGTGGACCATCCACAGGACCGGGTCCCAGGAGGCGTCGAAGGCGAAGGAGGCGCTGTGGGCGACCTTGAGCCGGTCGCGGCCGGTACGGGCCTGGGCGGGCGCGATGTGGTCGGTGCCGTGCCCGGCGTGCAGGTTGGCGAGGGAGGCGTGGGTGACCACGACTCCCTTGGGGCGGCCGGTCGATCCGGAGGTGTGGATGAGATAGGCGTCCTGGTCCGGGCGGGGTGCGGTGTCCGGTGCGATGGTCTGGCGCGCGGCGATCCGGGCCGCGGTCGCCGCCTCGTCGAGCAGCAGGGCCGCCATGCCCGCGACCGCCTCGGACGGCAACCCCCGCACGGCGTCCGCCGTACCGACGACGCAGACCGGGCGGGCGTCGTCCAGGACGGCCGCGATGCGCTGCTCGGGGTGGCCGAGGTCGAGGGGCTGGCAGACGCCGCCCGCCTTGAGTACGGCGAGCAGGGCGATGACGGTGTCGGCGCTGCGCGGCAGGGCGAGCGCGACCGCGTCGCCGGGGCGGACGCCTGACTCGCCCAGTTCCAGGGCGAGTTGGTTGGCGGCGGCTTCCAGCCCGGCGAAGGTGAGGGCGCGGGAGGCGTCCCGCACGGCCACCGCGTCCGGCGTACGGGCGGCCTGTGCGGCGAACAGCTCGGGGACGGTGCGGGTGACGGGCGGCTCGGTGCGGCCCGCGGTGGCGGCACGCACTTCCTCGGGGTCGAGCAGGTCGATGGTGCCGACGGGCCGGTGCGGGTCGTCGGCGAGGAGGGCGACCAGTTCCTGGAGGAAGCGGAGCAGGCCGCGCTGGTGGCGGTCGAGCGAAGTGGCGTCGTAGCAGGACGGGTTGGCGTCGAGGCCGAGCCGCAGCGTGCCGCCCGGTCCGGGCACCGCGGTGACGGCGAGGTCGTCGACCGGCCCGGCCGCGAGGTTGTGCACGGCGGCCGGGAGCTCGCCGAAGTGCCCGTCCTCCTCGAAGGCCTTGATGTTCACCATCGGGCCGAACAGCGGCAGCGCGCTGCCGGACAGGCCCAGGTCGCGGCGCAGGTCCTCCAGGCGATAGCGCTGATGGCGGCGGACCGCGCGCACCTCGAGGACGACGCGGCGCAGGAGTTCGGCGCCGGTGTCGTGGGGGCGTACGGAGATCCGCAGCGGCATGACGTTGACGGTCATGGCGGGCGTACGCAGGGCGGCGGGCCCGCGGCGGTTCATCAGGGGCAGGCCGAGCACCAGGTCCTGGGCGCCGGTGGTGCGGTGCAGATAGCCGGCGGTCGCCGCGATGACCAGTTCGGCCCAGCTGGCCTTGGCGGCACGGGCGGCGTCTTCGAGGTCGGCGAGTGCGGGCAGCTCGTGGACGCGGCGCAGGACGTGCCGGGCCGGGGCGGCGGGGCCCTCCGCAAGGGTCACGGGGCGCGGGCGGTCGGCGAGGCGCTGCTGCCAGAACTCCCGGTCGGCGGTGTGTTGTTCGCCCTCCCGGTAGGTGGCCTCGTCGGCGACCAGGTCGGCGAGACGCCCGAAGGGGGACGGCTCCGGGGTCTCGCCGCGGGTGAGGGCGGTGTAGCGCGCGGCGACGCGGGCGCCGATCAGCGACAGGGCGTAGGCGTCGACGGCTATGTGGTGGACGCGCTGGTACCACCAGTAGCGGTCGTCGGCGAGGCGGACCAGGGCCTGGGTCATCAGGGGCCCGGCGGCCGGGTCGACGGCCCGCTCCAGATCGGCCCGCAGCCACCGCTCGGCGGCCGCCTCGGGGTCGGCGGCCGTGCGCACGTCGAGGTGGTGCAGCGGCCAGTCCCGCTCGGCGACGACGCGCTGCGCGGGCGTCCCGTCACCTGAGCCGTCCACGCCTCCGCCCGCGCCTCCGTCCGCGCCAGTGGTGAACGCGAGATTGAGGGTGTCGGCCTCCGCGACCGTCCCGCGCAGAGCCAGCTCGAACAGCTCCTCGTCGAGCCGGCCGGTGAGTTCCACCCGGTCCGCCGTGTTGTGGACGGGGTTGTCGGGGTCGAGTGCCGCCGCGTGCCAGATCCCGGACTGGGCGCCGAGCAGCGGAAGTTCGGCGTCTGCGACGGCGTGCGCGGACTCTGGGTGACGCATGGGCGGGGCTCCCCGGATACGGCGAAACGAACGGTACGGCTCCTGTGCGCCCACCGAACCCGGCAGTGCGACTTAGGTAAGCCTAAGCTATCTTATTGATGGTTCGGGGTCCGCCCAGGGTGTGCACGGTCGCCGCTCTCGGCGACTCCCCGGACACCAGCCAAGCCGTGGCAAAACCGACAAGAGGGACCTCTATGGCCATCGCCCAGGACGCACCCGAACCGGAGGCCCGGGAGGACCTTGAGGCCCGGGAAGAGATCAAGTCCCGGGAGGAGATCAAGTCCCGCATACGTGAACGGATCGAGGCCCACCGCGAGGACCTGCTCGCCCTCAGCCGCCGCATCCACGCCCACCCCGAGACCGCGTTCGACGAGCACCGCGCGGCCGCCTGGTGCGCCGAACTCCTGGGCGCGCACGGCTTCTCGGTGACGGCCCCCGCATACGGCCTGGACACCGCCTTCGAGGCCGTCATCGGCTCCGGCCCCGTCACGGTCGCCCTCGCCTGCGAGTACGACGCACTGCCCGGCCTCGGCCACGCCTGCGGCCACAACCTCATCGCCGCGGCGGGGGTCGGCGCCGCGCTCGGTCTCGCGCCGTACGCCGATGAACTTGGCCTGACCGTAAGGGTTCTGGGCACTCCCGCCGAGGAGCGGGGCGCGGGCAAGGCGCTGCTCATCGAGGCCGGGGCGTTCGACGGGGTGGACGCGGCGATGATGGTGCATCCGTGCCCGTTCGAGGTAGCGGAGTTCACTTCGTTCGCGCTCGGCACGCTGAACGTGGAGTTCACCGGGCGCGCCGCCCACCCGAGCCTCAACGCCCACGAGGGCCGCAATGCCGCGGACGCCCTGACGGTCGCGCAGGTCGCCCTCGGGCTGCTGCGGCAGCAGTTGCCGGCGCACTGGAAGGTGCACGGCGTGACGACGTTCGCGGGCTCCGCGCCGAATGCGATTCCGCACCGGGCCACGGCGGAGTACGAGATCCGCGCCTCAGCCGCGGAGGATCTGCGGGAGTTGCGCGAGCGGGTGGAGGCCTGCTTCCGGGCGGGTGCGCTGGCCACCGGGTGCGAGGTGACCCTCACGCGTCCCGAGCCGGATTACCTCGACTTCCGTACGGATGCCCGGCTGATCGCCCTCTGGAAGGCGAACGCGCGCGCTCTCGGGCGCCCCTCGCCGGTGACGAAGGACGCCTTCGCCTGCACGGACATGGGCAATGTCTCGCACCTCGTGCCGTCGATCCATCCCGTGCTCGACATCACCGGGGGTGAATGCGGGCCGCATGAGGCGGAGTTCGCGCAAGCGGCGATCTCCGGTGCGGGTGAGCGTGCGCTGCTTGACGGGGCGGTCGGGCTTGCCTGGACTGCGGCAGACATTTCCCCCACCCCGCCCCTTCCCTAAATTCTGCGAAGCCTTCCGCCCTTCGGGCGGTGTCCTCAAACGCCGGACGGGCTGATTTGTCAGCCCGTCCGGCGTTTGAGGACTTTCGGGAAGGGGCGGGGTGGGGTGAAAATCAGCCGCCGGACACCCAACTCACCGCAACCTCCGGGAAGTCCGCATCCACTCCGTCCAACGAGGGCGACACAGAAGCCTCGCCACGCAGGCGGTGCGCGAAGTACGCCCGGACATACGCGGCCGTAACCGCCTGCGACCGAACCCCGTCAACAGCCCCGAAGTACTTCGCGAACTGCTCGGCCGACCACACCTGCGCCAACCCCAGCGAAACCCCCAACGGAGCCAGATCCGTAAAGCTGTAATGCCGAGCCCCGGCAAGAATCATCCGCCGCCCCCACGCAGTGTGATGCGCCATGAAGTCGCTCCACGTGGGCAGCTCGAGCGGCTCGGTGAAGAGCAGGAACGGCCGGTCCAGACCGGTCTGGACGGCATCCGTCTGGAGCGCCCCGTCCAGGCAGGCCCCGACCGCGAACCTCCCGTCCGTACGGACGACTTCGGCGGCGGCGGACCCACCGAGCGAGTGCCCGAAGACCCCGACCCGCCCCAGGTCGGCCGGCGGCGTGAAGCGGCCCAGCGGCGTCGCACCCCGCTCCCCCGCGAGCACGTCGAGGACGAAGCTCAGGTCGGCCGCGCGTACGTCCGAGTACTTGCGCAACAGCGCCACGTCACCCGTGCCCGGGTTCTGCGGAACGACCCGGCCGTCGGGGAACTCGACCGGACCGTCATAGGTGTGGTTGACGCCGATCACCAGATAGCCGTGACTGGCCAGGTCCTGCGCGAACGCGGTGCCGGTCGCGGCCGGGTCCTGGCGGCCGGGCCCGAAGAACACCACGGGCGCGTCGCGCAGTTCGTGGTGGACGGGCGCGTTCAGCCAGGACTCGGTGCGTACGCGGGCCAGCGCACCCTCGGGAAGCGTGAAGCGCTTCTCCACGACGGGCACGAGTCCCGCGCTCAGGTAGGGCGCGCGTCGCAGGCCGTACGTCGAACCGGCGGCGTACCAGACCTGGATCATCAACTCGCGGGGCGGGCTGGTGCCTTCGGGTGCGAAGGGGTCGCTGCGGTGGTCGTCGGTCAGGTGGATGGTGCGGGTGCCGACGGCGTACGGGCCGGTCGCAGCCGGCAGTGACACCGGCGCGTCGTCGGCCGCGTACGCCATGCTCACCCCGGCCCCGCCGACGGCGACCGCGGCCACCGCGACGGCGGAACCACGGAGCAGCGCCCGCCGGGTGAGCCCGGAGACAGCCATAGAAGCGTCAGCCCTAAGCGCATCAGCCATTGGTGAGCGCCTTCTTGATGTCGTCGATCACTTCCTGCGCCGCGAGCGGGCCGCCGCGCGTGGACCACACCGAGCCGTTGACCGTGGTCACGTGCTTGTTCTTGACCGCGTTCAGGCCCTTGTAGGCCGGCTTGGACTGGACGTCCTTGAGGGCCTTCTCGCCGTCCGGGGTCAGCGTGGACAGGAAGAGCCAGTCGCCGTCGATCTCGTTGATCTTCTCGAGGCTCAGCGACGGGGTGTGCGCGTTGCCGTCCTTGTTCTGGGACTTGGGGCGCTTGAGGCCCATGTCCAGGGCCACGCCGCTGGCGAACTGCTTGTTCTCCATCCAGCTCGGGCCGTCCGGGTTCCAGCGGACGATGGAGACCGCGGCGGCCTTGTTCTTGCCGAGCTCGCCGCCGGCCTTCTTCGCGGCGGCCTCGTAGTCGGTGATGACCTTGTTGGCCTTTTCCAGCTCGTTGACCGCGTTGCCGATGCCGCGCAGCGACAGCTTCCAGTCGTCGGTCGGGGCCATCGTGACCAGGGTGGCCGGGGTGATCTCGCGCAGCTGCTTGAGGACCTGCTCGTCCTGCATGTCGCCGGCCAGGATCAGGTCGGGCTTGGCGGCGACGACCTTGTCCATCACCGGCTGCAG
Proteins encoded in this window:
- a CDS encoding M20 family metallopeptidase; amino-acid sequence: MAIAQDAPEPEAREDLEAREEIKSREEIKSRIRERIEAHREDLLALSRRIHAHPETAFDEHRAAAWCAELLGAHGFSVTAPAYGLDTAFEAVIGSGPVTVALACEYDALPGLGHACGHNLIAAAGVGAALGLAPYADELGLTVRVLGTPAEERGAGKALLIEAGAFDGVDAAMMVHPCPFEVAEFTSFALGTLNVEFTGRAAHPSLNAHEGRNAADALTVAQVALGLLRQQLPAHWKVHGVTTFAGSAPNAIPHRATAEYEIRASAAEDLRELRERVEACFRAGALATGCEVTLTRPEPDYLDFRTDARLIALWKANARALGRPSPVTKDAFACTDMGNVSHLVPSIHPVLDITGGECGPHEAEFAQAAISGAGERALLDGAVGLAWTAADISPTPPLP
- a CDS encoding alpha/beta hydrolase is translated as MAVSGLTRRALLRGSAVAVAAVAVGGAGVSMAYAADDAPVSLPAATGPYAVGTRTIHLTDDHRSDPFAPEGTSPPRELMIQVWYAAGSTYGLRRAPYLSAGLVPVVEKRFTLPEGALARVRTESWLNAPVHHELRDAPVVFFGPGRQDPAATGTAFAQDLASHGYLVIGVNHTYDGPVEFPDGRVVPQNPGTGDVALLRKYSDVRAADLSFVLDVLAGERGATPLGRFTPPADLGRVGVFGHSLGGSAAAEVVRTDGRFAVGACLDGALQTDAVQTGLDRPFLLFTEPLELPTWSDFMAHHTAWGRRMILAGARHYSFTDLAPLGVSLGLAQVWSAEQFAKYFGAVDGVRSQAVTAAYVRAYFAHRLRGEASVSPSLDGVDADFPEVAVSWVSGG
- a CDS encoding ABC transporter substrate-binding protein, producing MLSASRHLASPARRRALRGLAVMGAAVVVLAGCGSDSDSGKAKAKGDAGAGDSATRTVKDATGKAVEIPAHPKRIVTLTQEDLDAVLALGIEPAGITNGQGLNKPPAYLEDKVDGIPVVGNLLQPVMDKVVAAKPDLILAGDMQDEQVLKQLREITPATLVTMAPTDDWKLSLRGIGNAVNELEKANKVITDYEAAAKKAGGELGKNKAAAVSIVRWNPDGPSWMENKQFASGVALDMGLKRPKSQNKDGNAHTPSLSLEKINEIDGDWLFLSTLTPDGEKALKDVQSKPAYKGLNAVKNKHVTTVNGSVWSTRGGPLAAQEVIDDIKKALTNG